CATTTACCTTCCACGAACTTAGTCAGGTTGATCTTTCTCAAGCTTATTAAAGCTATGTTCCATTCGTAGGGCAGTCTAGAGTAGTTAAGTTACTCTTCACCTCTatatttttgacattttttctGTTACTCTTGAATATCGTGAAGGTCCTCTTTTATTACACAGTCTGGAGAATCGATTATTCTGTGTTATTAATGAGTATTATCTTTGGGGCAATAAATCTTTGACTGCTATAGAAGAAGTGTTAGAATACTTAAGTTCCTAAAGCACTCTCACCGAAAGAGAATGATCATTGGATTTGCGTGTAGATATTAACTCTTTATCTTCAGTTACTTGCAGAGgcttctaaaaaaatatttggttctTTGACAAGAGAAAATGATGTTATTTATGTGGAAGATGATGATTCTGACGACCTTGGTGCTACTGAGACAAACGCTTGCAATGGTGATATTCCAGAGTGGGCACTGGTACTGGAACCTGTGAGAAAACTTCCAACAAATGTTGGGACTAGAATCAGAAAGTGTGTCTACGAGGCTTTAGAGAGAAATCCACCAGAGTGGGCAAAGAAGATATTGGAGCATTCCATCAGTAAAGAAGTATATAAAGGCAATGCATCCGGACCAACAAAGGTCCGATCTCTGAAACCAATTGGCTTTCCTCCTAAAATACTTGATTTTGAACCGCGTAAACTAAGTATTTCTTGTTTTCTCAAATTCCCTTTTCTGGTTTTTGTTCTTTCGGTGATGTAGTCTCAATCTAGTGATGTATGCTATCTTTTGAAGAAAATTTATTTCGCTCTTACTGTATACAGAAAGCTGTCCTCTCATTGCTAGCGGATGTTCGAGGTGGAGATTTGGTGCAGAGTTCTGTTAAAGGAACCAGAAAGAGGACGTCCATTGGTGTATCTGATGTCATTATGAAGAAATGTCGTGCTGTATTGCGTGGTGTTGCAGCTGCAGACGAGGATAAAGTATTTTGCACTTTACTGGGGCGAAAGTTACTGAATTCCAGTGATAATGATGATGACGGACTCCTGGGATCACCTGCAATGGTTTCACGTTCCCTAGACTTCAGAACTATAGATTTGAGGTTGGCTACTGGTGCATATGACGGATCAACTGAAGCTTTTCTTGAGGATGTTCTTGAGGTGGGATTCTCCCTCTTTTGTCTGATGTTCTGTGCGAATGATGCTTGATTGCTTTTTGTGCGATCTAAGAATTGCTTTTAAAAGTGCTATACATTCATTTTGGGGCATTGCATCTTCGTGCTTTTAGTTTCACACTATTTGTTTAGATGCACGAATGTAAAAGGATTGAAAGAGCCAGCTTTATATTTGGAACATTTTCCCTTCTTTTTCTGTCACAGCAATATGGGTTTAACTTGCTGTTTAACACTAGAGATTTAGCTGCTCAGCTGTTGGATAACGTTTTAGCTATGATTAGAAATCAATCCAGTTGATCTGACAGTACACTAggcttatttttaaattttcattgtgaTGGTATACTCCTagacattgttttgattatGCATGCAGCTTTATCTTCTTTGTTGTTATGGATGACATGCTAATTTTCACTTTCTGATTTGCAGCTATGGAGTTGTATACGTGCTATGTATGCAGATCAGCCTGATTGTTTAGAACTGGTTGAAACATTGTCTGAAAAGTTTAAGTCATTATACGAAGCTGAGGTTTGTCTTTTTCTCCCTTTTCTGCTAAGCTCTGCACATGATATGTTCACTTGTTAGTAGCATCCTGAAGTCAAATGGTCGAGACGGTCCcatcaaacaaattttgttaaGACTTACCTTTTTAAATTTATAGGTCTATGAGATCAAAGTTAGATGCTTTAGAACGTTTTCTCCTGTTGTGTCTTTCATTTTTCAGGAGTTGTAtgcatgttcttttttttttctttgaacatAGTTGCAGTGTCGGGTGCAATTATTTTCTCAAGTTTTAAGTCTTTAATGTTTGATGGTATAGGTTCTACCACTTGTTCAGAAACTTATGGACTACAGAAAATTGGAATGCACTGCAGAgatgaaaaaggaaattaaggACATAGTTGTTTCAATAAATAAGCTTCCAAAGGCCCCGTGGGATGAGGGGGTGTGTAAAATATGTGGTGTTGACAAAGATGATGACAGTGTTCTCTTGTGTGATACATGCGATGCGGGGTATCACACATATTGTTTGAATCCACCTCTTATTAGAATTCCGGATGGAAATTGGTATTGTCCCTCATGTGTAATTGCCAAGCGCATGGCTCAAGATGCGTTGGAATCTTACAAACTAGTCAGACAGCGGAAAGGTAGAAAGTATCAGGGGGAACTTACCCGAGCTTATATGGAACAGACGGCTCACCTGGCAGATGTGATGAAAGAAAAAGACTACTGGGAGTTCAGTGCTGAGGAGGTATTTTTGAACCTTTTCTCCCATTTTTGCTCATTCATTCGAAGTGCCaccttttcattttcattttggagatgaagaccaagattATATTTTCATGTTGTGATCTTTAGCTTGTGTGTTGTGCCAATGATTATATTTGACACTTGCACATGATGTGGATTAAGGTATCTTTGAAAGGAAGAAAGtctttagatatttatttttctaccgTACAGAGTGCTGGTTAGATTGAGTCAAATGAATAAAGAGTagttcgtaaaaattatttttgtagcTCTCTGTGTCTTAAAATTAGTACAAGCCTATAATGCATGTTGCTGTTGGTAACCTGGTTTAATTATTTGGGGGTTTCTGGTGCAGAGAATTCAGCTGCTTAAGTTTCTATGCGATGAACTGCTTAGCTCCTCCCTTGTTCATCAACATCTCGAGCAGTGTGCCGAAGCGATAATTGAAATGCAGCAGAAGTTGCGCTCTCTTACCTCAGAATGGAAAAACACGAAAATACGGCAAGAATTTCTGAGGGCTAAACTCGCAAAGGTTGAACCTAGTATTCTAAAGGAAATGGGCGAACCACAAAATTCAAGTAGCTTTGCAGACCACATTGGATGTAGTCAACAACCACAAGACGGTGTTGTAGACCGGGTTACTCATGATGATGACACTTCCCGTGCTACATTTCTTAACAATAATCACGGAAAAGCTCAGCTTGAGACTGATGCTCAAACCGGAGTGTCACTTGTCACTTCCAGTGAGACCAATATTTCCACCCGAGAAAAAGCTACCTCCCCTGGGAGGCACGAGTTGCCGATAGAAGTAACGGATAATATGTCTTGTGAAAAAGAAGATATTACAGAGACCTTGCGCACATCAGCTGGAAGGAACGATGAAACACAGTGTCTAAAACCCGATGCAGTGGAATTGCAGACAGCTAATGATGCATCTTCTGTGGCTTCCCAAGAATTGCAGGGTTGTCAACGGGATTTGAATGCCGCTAGCAATGAAATAGAGAATCTGCAGCAATCAATAAAAAGCATAGAAGCACAACTTCTAAGGCAATCTATACGAAGAGACTTTCTAGGAAGTGATGCTAGTGGTCGTTTATATTGGGGTTGCAGCTTCCCAGAAGAACATCCTCGTATTTTGGTTGATGGATGCATGTCTTTGCAGAAACCTGTACAAGTTGATCAGACAGGTTCAAAAGTTTCCTCCCCATTTCTCCGTGACATTGACCATGGAAGACTAATGGTTTCACCCTGGACCTGTTATCAAACTGAAGCGGAGATCAGCGAGCTTGTCCTATGGCTTCATGACGACGACCTGAAAGAAAGAGACCTGAGAGAGTCTATTTTGTGCTGGAAAAGGTTACGATTTGGGAATCAGCATACGGAAATAAAACAAGCTCAGAATTCGTCCTCTCCAAAATTGGCTGGGAATCTTGTGACGAAGGCTGCCATGTCAATGGAGAAGAGATATGGTCCATGCATCAAACTAGAGACCGAAACCATAAAAAAACGGGGGAAGAAGACAAAGGTTTCAGAGCAAGAGAAACTGTGTAGATGCGAATGCTTGGAATCCATTTTGCCATCTATGATTCACTGCCTCATATGCCACAAAACATTTGCGAGTGATGATGAATTTGAGGAGCACGCCGAGAGTAAGTGTATTCCTTATTCATTAGCAACTGAAGAAGGCAAGGAAATTTATGATTCTTCGAAAGCAAAAGAGAGCCGGAAACCTGATCATCTTAGTTTAAAGTCTAACGCTGGCAAAGAAGTAGCTGAAACATCCAATGTTTCTGAACTTGATTGTGGGTTGATAAGATATCAGGGAGAAGAATCTATTTCCCCATACCATTTTGAGGAGATCTGTTCTAAGTTTGTGACAAAGGATTCTAACAGAGATTTGGTTAAAGAGATTGGTCTGATCGGTTCAAATGGAATTCCAACATTTCTTCCGTTGCCATCTACTCATCTTAACGACTCAATGCTCATATCTGCCACTTCCAGCAAGCTAGATGGTGGTGATTCAGGGGGTCAGGTAATTTTTACTGGTTCTGAAGCCAATGGGGAAGACTTGAATTCTGAATCTAGCATGTGTGTCGATAGATTTGTCATAAATGGTATTGGCGGTCCGCTGAATAAACCGAGTGGAGTGGATTTTGGCCTCTCAGAGCAAAAGAACGAGAAAGCTTCAGGTAGTAGGTTAAAAGGCTACTGTGTGGTTCCACAGGCTTCGTTGAAACGCATTACCGGCAAAGCTTTGCCGGTTTTCAGGTTCCTTAAAACCATATTGCTTGATATGGATGTGGCACTACCTGAAGAAGCTTTAAGACCATCGAAATCACATCCAGACCGTAGACGAGCTTGGCGTGCATTTGTTAAATCCGCACAAAGCATTTTCGAggtttatttcttatatacatACCTCTTTCACCTCTCTATCTAATACAGCACAAGCTGGAATTTCTAATGTCTAAAGCCTTTGATGTTCTGTTTCAGCTGGTTCAGGCAGCAATTGTGGTAGAAGACATGATTAAGACAGAGTACTTAAAAAATGAATGGTGGTACTGGTCTTCTCTTTCAGCGGCTGCTAAAATCTCGACTCTATCTGCGTTATCCGTCCGTCTCTTCTCCCTGGATGCAGCTATTATGTACGACAAAAGCGTAACTCAATCAGATCCGATGGATGAGACAAATCCCTTACCGGAGCAAAAGTCACAAGCTGCACAAGAAAGGAGCAGCAGAGCAAACAGATCTGGTAAGAAGAGGAAAGAACCAGAGGGATCATAACAGTTTACTTCACAAGTAGAAAAGCTTCAGCGCGCAAGAACATGAAAAGAAGTGTGGGCATCTGGAAGCGGACCTGTAACTACCCACCTGGATGTTGAGAAATGGTTTGGTGGTACGTCAAAGAAAAGTCCGGTTTAGATATTTCTTGGAATGGAACAGCAGCTGAAGGTGGTTTAACAGGTAGGAGAGAATTGTGTACGCATATGTAGAAGACTAACTAATGTGGATGGAATATAAATTTAGTATTAAAGCCGCTCCTTAGAGATTAACTGATGGTAGAACGCAAATTTCGATTCTTTATAAAATCTATCTCTCTCAGACATTATAAAATTGTGAGAGGGCTTCAATCTTCCTCTTGGTAGTGGTTCCAATAGGGTACAGAAGCCGGTGAGTTTATAGAATCATCCgactattttcataaatttagaaaatagaCTGGATCCTGAGTTTATAggaaacacatatatatatatatatataatatatataactgatAAAATACCGTGGAATTGCGGAATTACTCCACAAATTATGCAGGGTTAAGTGACTGTACTTGAAAAACAAACGCACATAGACACaaacattataaaatatacGGATTGCTTTATAACTTTCAAGTCCAGCCCCAGAATCCAAATGATTCACCTTGCACAAAGACGTCAGCGAAACAGCCAGTGTCATTACCACTGCCGTTGTTATGTTCCTCCGCCGAGTGGTGGATGGGTACAATGGTTGGGAAGTAAGAGTCGCAGCTGTCTCTTAGTTGATGAGGTGCGTCTTCGTCTAGTACCGCACTCCCTGAACTTAACCGATCCTCTGTTTTGATTGCCGGTTCGAACCGGTTCATGTTCACCGGATCGAGCTGGTTTGATTCGGGTACTTGATAAGGAGCTGTCTCTGCTTTGGCTTGGACCTTGCCGGCTAGGGAAGTCACCTGTGGAGAAAAcgtaaagaaagaaaaagattcttacaacttaaaaaaaaaaaaatcacaatagtCAACACAAGCAACCTCCCTcccataagaagaagaagatattaaaAGTTAAATTCGTTGATTGATTTGATTCCAGATGTTGTGTCTTTTTTAGTTAATACTATTATTATGCTCTTTCTGATTGtatgtgaaaataaaaaaaaaaaaagaaagaaagaggaaAAGCATATATATCTTTTGCACTTGATGCTTTTCTACTTTGGACCAATAAAGGCATAGGACATATATAGATTCACCAATCAATCATATGTAAATCTAAACTTAATTGGAAATTAAAAGGGTAACTTATAATAAGACCTGGGATCTGAGGAGATGGTTGTCCTTGAGGATGGAGTCGTAGTTAGAGAGGAGCTGGTCGTAAGAGGACTTGAGGAGATTGAAGTCTCTCTCGAGCTGCTTGGTTTTCCAACGAGCGCGGCGGTTTTGAAACCAGACGGAGACTTGCCTGGGCTGAAGACCAAGCTTGTTGGCAAGCTGAGTCTTGCGCTCTGGCTCCAGCTTGTTCTCCTTCTCGAAGCTCTTCTCCAGCAGATGCACCTGTTCATGAGTAAGGCGACGCTTTTTGTCGGGTGTGTGATCGTCGTAGTAGTCGACGTCGACGTCGTCGTAGAGGAGATCATCGGGGGAGCAAAAGAAGGGTCTTCTCTTTGATGATGATTCCTCCATGTTCATCATCGATCCTGCTCAGAGACAAAAAGTTATATAACTTCACATAAAAACCAAAAGTCAAAGTTGCAGAAAACAGAGAAGTGACCTTGGACCACGGGATTGAGATTACCGAGGAAGAACATGTTGCCATGAGAAGTAGACGGATTGAAGAAAAACTTATTGGATTCCATCGATTCGATTTACCAGCAGAAAAAAAAGGAACTtaaagaaacagagagagagaggattgggttgcaagaaagagagagagagagagagagagatggaaacAAAAGGCGGATTAGAAGATCATGATCTTATGGCGGAAGAAGCTTGTACTCCACAGTAGTCTTGCCGGAGACTTCAACTGACACATGCAAAATCCCATCATCAACCGCAATACCCCCTCCTGAACCAGAGAGAACCACGATCGATCTATACAAAATAAAAGACGaagactttttttcttttctttttttttttttacgattttcCCCTTAGCCTTTGGCTTTGCTCTAAATCTCACAGCTTCAAGAAGCGCGCTCTTTTTATACCACAATATGCGTCCTTCTTAAATTACTCTACTACCCTCTTTGATAACCAGAGCACTATATATGTATTCACTGCGGGGCGTTTATGGTAAAGTTCAGTGTCATTGGATCTTTTATCATTTTCAAGTGGACTTTCTTAGCTTTTATGGGGTCCACTTTCTTTAGCGTAGTGGACTCCGCAACACATACATCTTCACCCTTGGATCTGAATAATATACATCTTTGTagctatttataaattatacacttttcttttattatattcAGCTGTGGCCTCTGGTGGTTCGGCCAGACTGTGTGTGCATGCTCCACGGTCGGGTCAGTGTCGTATCTGCGCTTCATCCGCGTACATCTAACGGTACTCATCTTCCTGTGGCTTTTTATTCATTCACCGCCTTGTCACAGTATCATCCCTCCCTTATAAAATTCAGTAGTTAATCGTATTCACGTCACtcctgttttttttatttataatttgtttctaATCTTTCTGACCTTTTCTGTGTATTACTTTTCAATATTTAGCTAACTCATTCATACTTATATTACAGTTAAGGTTAAGCAATAAGCATTGCAGTTAATTTTGTATACCGCGTCAAGTCATGTTAAGGTTCAAAATGAAGTTACGACGTAAAAGAAAAGGTAGGCAACAGTCAATATTTTGGCGCAGaggtgggcgttcggataccaGTTCGGATTCAGATCGGGTATTTTgaattttcgggtatttcggtatagaggtataGAACCTGTTCGGGTATTTATGTACTTCagatcgggttcagatatttttagttcggattcggttattttggatcgggttcggatatttagattttgaagaaaaaaattaaaaatttttatttttcaaatttcttgtatttaaaaatataactttcacttaactaattttttatttttaatagattgaatggttaatagatttggacgtaacatttttaaactaaaaagacattaatttggttattgtttttaaattttggatgtaactttttgttaattcttgaaataaaaagtttgacatgcattttaagtgagtaacaaatcattttctccgtaattctatgtatatcatatgaacttaaagtatgtgtagtatcaatataaatattttatataaaatgagagatgtaaactagaaatatatggttaattatacatatgttcggttatcttcggatattcattcgggttcggatattatctgtttgggttcggatatccaatctctcctaatttaatatccgttcggatattttgctacttcgattcggatttcggttcggatttttcgAATCGGATTCGGATGcggcttcggatatcgggtaaagtccCCACCCTATTTTGGCGACTCTCGATTTCATGGCACCttacgaaaaagaaaaaaaacaggcTAGGTGCAATGGACCATGCcattattttaaactaaatataGGATCTCGCTTTTATCTAACAAATACATTTTAGCCTATTACGTAGGGGAATTTTCGCAAATggcaatttttaaaatttttatcaccaaaatactctttaaaaatgacaaaatagttttttttattttaaaatttttgtttttaaaaaaatttcaaacattaTCCTCAAAACCTCATCTTTTAACTATAAACCATAAGTCTATATCAACTAACCTTAggatataagtatatattagtttattttttaataaaaaaatttagttttttttttttgaaaattatttttatgaaaataaactaaaaggtGATATCATAGGAAATTCTTTTATTACATAACACGAGTCCctcttttgttttctataatttCTTTCGTTTGTTTCGAAGATTCTcctcgttaaaaaaaaaaaaactattccgGGGTCTTGTTTCCAATGATGTAACGTACCATGCGTGATGGTTTATATTTGAcacttaaactttttttttttttttgtcatctgttaGATTAATATTGAAACTTATGTACATTAATTTAAtattcctccttcattttcaTTCATTTCTTCTTGACTCTTCACCTTCCCAAAATGCAAAATGCTCTCTCTGTATGAATATGCTTGTATGACgttattaatatatacatgGTTGCATACATATactcatatatatacatataaatattattaaaaatgatgTACAAATGGGAAATAACCCTCACTTAATctatatatttacaatttttgcCACTGGTTTTAAAAATACACATTCATctcatatattaaaacataagtcacaatcttgattcatgtgtgatttttttttaaaatggacttAATGAACTTATTCctagaaaatcatgttacatttaatatttaatcttatcatttaaattttgggtctaccagAAATTCTTATTGGGCTattaataattgaatttaaacaatagattatccattggatttatagatagtataaattaattagatataatttaatgttataatactatatctctatatgctaaatatctaaatatttgtcgatgttaacttttaaaattataaagatattttttaaataacaaaaatcatattatctaacaatgattaatctttactactttaaaccaattcaaacaaattttaaactatatagtttattttaaaaattaaacaaaaactaaatgtttaattatttactcgttaatataaatctatgaaatgaaaagtttaattttttaaaaactttctaaatttgtgaaatattacaatatctttgaatatgacaataaaacaatattttactaatttttatatatatagttacgattttaataatgaaataataatccgaaaatatatatatagaagaaaatacacatacatgtgaaagtttgaaacaatctattcaatgaaaaaaatatacagtaaacttattatgttttaaaaattgatagacatatatatattataatatataccaatttagaattgaaaacaacatatttatataaaaataaataaaaacaaaaatccgcgcaACCTAGTAATATCTTATAAATGCGATTTGCTTTCCCTTGTTATGGTTAGAAATTCCATATATAGCCGGTATTGACTCCTTCAATGTggatttatatttacatttttttaaaaatcttcagGGTATCCCAGATCCATGAAAAAAGATACATGGGAAAATTAATATGATTAGTTACTATATAATCTCGTTCCATGTGTTAGTCAGTTGGATATCAATTAATGGACATTACCGATAAAGAAATATCTTCCCGCACCCAAAAAGGGAACAACCTTAGCTTTAAAAGATAACGAATTTGCCAATCTATGAAGAATTGGGTTTCTCACTTCTCCTCAAAAGATAACAGTCTTACAACAACACATCAAAACAAGCTATATAATGGGCATAATCGTATTCAGTATAGTGTTAGTTATTCAGActcttataatatatatatatatgctttaatATAATTACGTTTCTTTTTCATAATCTCAAAAATCCTACAGATTCGATCGTTTCGATAGTTTAGTAGTATGTTGCGgatttggttgtttattttaaatagtgCATGCATGTGAGCTTGTCTATATAGGTCCATCTATCACATAATCTAACCTGTTATTCCTAAGGTTGTAAAAATGACAAGAAAACTACGTGCACATTTCAGTTTCGGGTACAACAGTTCGCGTTTTACATTtcagttttttgttgttgtgattGTAGCTTGTACTACTGTTGTGTTGTTCTTCTCCGCTACTTGTATTCTTCAGTAACTTctgt
This region of Brassica napus cultivar Da-Ae chromosome C5, Da-Ae, whole genome shotgun sequence genomic DNA includes:
- the LOC125574898 gene encoding methyl-CpG-binding domain-containing protein 9-like isoform X3, translated to MELTDSSKHQLGASTTAALDEEDHHPSFLGIDLNEIPTGAGCTSVHHDDGDYEPVEVVRSIHDNPDPAPGAPADVPGPDRDAACGACGGPESVELVAVCDACERGFHLCCVNDGVEAAPSADWMCRECVTGGERSKLWPLGVKSKLILDMNASPPSDAEGYGGEDTSDSRKHMLASSSCMDNSLEYSMTHSSSFKPGRGHATLEASGMMSRNIKMSVDALDSPSLRFGFPLSLSNSSFPIRFPSVDPSELLLHNLRHFISERHGVLEDGWHVEFKQPLNDYHLCAVYCAPNGNTFSSIQDVACYLGLAVNDNYSCMDAEIRNGTSLLQEKLHMSKRRKTSRWPNNGFPEQKGSSRTAQRRRFPFCGQTRTTFDVSPGTLFQAGESLSSENNGCGSEEANKGLPMQFGDFFVLSLGRIDTRQSYHNVNMIYPIGYKSCWHDKITGSLFTCEVSDGSSGLVFKITRSPCSKSFIPIGSLVLSCPKIDEMVEQNIDNRSNRRDSPQEHDEDTVEILLSDLSPPLEDDILSCLREKNLSKTLKCLRSEVGSSQVDFHKTSSYNQESEVDIGDIVVEEDSLSVAWKKVSQKLVDACSNVLKHKGTMNFRCKHVDRETREINWDMINEKDSVVLYLSRFCCSLAPRIAICGEKDNSEIATLVSALSTWLDQSRFGLDADFVQELIERMPGAESCSNYSFLKSRISSVTVAEGALVVEPKGGKNIMGEVFGEIPRKAKRPKLNGGHGFRNPHPPPGRPMCLRLPPGRAGDFLQLSEVFWRFREILGLGESFLPEKLEKELVNPVFDGLLLDKSGKEANRSEVNLSDKDCTVTEIFSVFDDSQPFSSENTSASVLKETKVGDYTELNISYSSRWPCLGALLTRTHISVLQVLICELQSKVATFVDPNFDSGDSRSRRGRKKDDSTLSDKRNKLHMLPVNELTWPELARRYILSLLSMDGNHESAEIAARESGKVFRCLQGDGGLLCGSLTGVAGMEADSMLLAEASKKIFGSLTRENDVIYVEDDDSDDLGATETNACNGDIPEWALVLEPVRKLPTNVGTRIRKCVYEALERNPPEWAKKILEHSISKEVYKGNASGPTKKAVLSLLADVRGGDLVQSSVKGTRKRTSIGVSDVIMKKCRAVLRGVAAADEDKVFCTLLGRKLLNSSDNDDDGLLGSPAMVSRSLDFRTIDLRLATGAYDGSTEAFLEDVLELWSCIRAMYADQPDCLELVETLSEKFKSLYEAEVLPLVQKLMDYRKLECTAEMKKEIKDIVVSINKLPKAPWDEGVCKICGVDKDDDSVLLCDTCDAGYHTYCLNPPLIRIPDGNWYCPSCVIAKRMAQDALESYKLVRQRKGRKYQGELTRAYMEQTAHLADVMKEKDYWEFSAEERIQLLKFLCDELLSSSLVHQHLEQCAEAIIEMQQKLRSLTSEWKNTKIRQEFLRAKLAKVEPSILKEMGEPQNSSSFADHIGCSQQPQDGVVDRVTHDDDTSRATFLNNNHGKAQLETDAQTGVSLVTSSETNISTREKATSPGRHELPIEVTDNMSCEKEDITETLRTSAGRNDETQCLKPDAVELQTANDASSVASQELQGCQRDLNAASNEIENLQQSIKSIEAQLLRQSIRRDFLGSDASGRLYWGCSFPEEHPRILVDGCMSLQKPVQVDQTGSKVSSPFLRDIDHGRLMVSPWTCYQTEAEISELVLWLHDDDLKERDLRESILCWKRLRFGNQHTEIKQAQNSSSPKLAGNLVTKAAMSMEKRYGPCIKLETETIKKRGKKTKVSEQEKLCRCECLESILPSMIHCLICHKTFASDDEFEEHAESKCIPYSLATEEGKEIYDSSKAKESRKPDHLSLKSNAGKEVAETSNVSELDCGLIRYQGEESISPYHFEEICSKFVTKDSNRDLVKEIGLIGSNGIPTFLPLPSTHLNDSMLISATSSKLDGGDSGGQVIFTGSEANGEDLNSESSMCVDRFVINGIGGPLNKPSGVDFGLSEQKNEKASGSRLKGYCVVPQASLKRITGKALPVFRFLKTILLDMDVALPEEALRPSKSHPDRRRAWRAFVKSAQSIFELVQAAIVVEDMIKTEYLKNEWWYWSSLSAAAKISTLSALSVRLFSLDAAIMYDKSVTQSDPMDETNPLPEQKSQAAQERSSRANRSGKKRKEPEGS